Below is a genomic region from Bordetella pertussis 18323.
CCGGCACGTTGGGCTGTTCGGCCAGCCCCGCCAGATCCTCGAGCGGCACCAGCATCAGCGGCGCACGGCTGCGCGCCACATGGGACAGCAGGGCGGCGCAGGGCGGCTCGGCGGGCGGCGCCGTAGCGGCCAGGCCGGGCGGGGCCGCCTGGCGCCACAGGGCGCGCCGGTCCTGGTCGCGCTGCCGGCGCTGCGCGTCGGCCTCGTGCGCAGGCACGCACCAGTCCAGATCGCGCGCCTGCCACCAGCCTCGCAGGGTAGGCAAGTCGTGCGTGCTGGTCATGGCGACGGCGCTGGCGGGCCAGCGGCCCGGCGGGCGAAAGCGTCCCGCGCCGCCTGGCCCGGTTTCGCGCTGCAGCCACAGTACGTCCATCCCGAGCACGCCGTGCGCGCGCAGGCGCGCGTTGAAGTCCCGCGGCACCGTGCCGAGGTTCTCGCCGATGAGCACGGCGCGGTGGCGCCACGCTTCCAGGGCCGCCAGGCGCAGCAGGTCTTCGACCGGAAAGGCCAGGTACGCGCCCTGGTCGGGCGACGCGCCCTCGGGGATGACCCAAAGGCGCGCCAGGCCGAGTACGTGGTCGATGCGCACGCCGCCGGCGCTGGCCAGCGCGCGGCGCAGCATGTCGATGTAGGCCGCGTAGCCTTGCGTGGCGAGCGTGGCGGGCGAGCAGGCGGTCAGGCGCCAGTCCTGCCCGCCGGGGTGGCGCAGGTCGGGCGCCGCGCCCACGTTCAGCCCGCCGAGCATGGCGTCGGGCTGGGCCCAGGTCTGGCTGCCGGCCGGGTCCACCCCGACGGCGAGGTCTGCGATCAGTCCCACGCCCATGCCTGCCGCGCGCGCGGCGGCCTGGGCGTGCGCGGCGGCGCGACAGCCAAGGCGATGGACGCGCTGCCCAGCCGCAGCGTGTGGTAGCCGGGTTGCCTGGGTGCGCGCAGCGCCAGGCCGCCGGCGCCATCGGGCTCGGCCAGGCCGTGCGCCACCTGGCCGTCGTCCAGCTCGATGGCATAGCGCGTGGCGGTGTCGCCGGGCACGCGCAACATCCCGCCGGCGCGCGCGGTCAGCATGGCGGGAGGCCGGGCGCGCCAGCGCGCCAGGGTGTCGGCGGTCTGGGCCGGCGTGGCCGCCGGCAGGTCGAGCGCGGCCAGGACCGCGCGCAAGACCGGCGGGGCGACGTCACGCGCGGCCCCATACATCGGTCCAGCGCGGCGAGACGCCCGCCAGCGCGCACAGCCGGGCGAGGGCCTGGTTCTCGCTCATGGCGCGGGCTCCCACAGCGCCAGCGCGCAGCCGCCGCGCAGCACGCCGGCGACCAGGTCCTGGCCCGCGCCGGCTAGTTGTGAAGATTCAATAGGTTGTATGCATGGTTCATCCGAACCGGATTTGAGAAACTGGAAATCGCCACCCCCCCAGTTCACTCAAGGAGCCCGGCCGGATGAACACCCATAAGCATGCCCGATTGACCTTCCTACGTCGACTCGAAATGGTCCAGCAATTGATCGCCCATCAAGTTTGTGTGCCTGAAGCGGCCCGCGCCTATGGGGTCACCGCGCCGACTGTGCGCAAATGGCTGGGCCGCTTCCTGGCTCAGGGCCAGGCGGGCTTGGCCGATGCGTCCTCGCGCCCGACGGTCTCGCCCCGAGCGATTGCGCCGGCCAAGGCGCTGGCTATCGTGGAGCTGCGCCGCAAGCGGCTGACCCAAGCGCGCATCGCCCAGGCGCTGGGCGTGTCAGCCAGCACCGTCAGCCGCGTCCTGGCCCGCGCCGGTCTGTCGCACCTGGCCGACCTGGAGCCGGCCGAGCCGGTGGTGCGCTACGAGCATCAGGCCCCCGGCGATCTGCTGCACATCGACATCAAGAAGCTGGGACGTATCCAGCGCCCTGGCCACCGGGTCACGGGCAACCGACGCGATACCGTTGAGGGGGCCGGCTGGGACTTCGTCTTCGTGGCCATCGATGACCACGCCCGCTTGGCCTTCACCGACATCCACCCCGACGAGCGCTTCCCCAGCGCCGTCCAGTTCCTCAAGGACGCAGTGGCCTACTACCAGCGCCTGGGCGTGACCATCCAGCGCTTGCTCACCGACAATGGCTCGGCCTTTCGCAGCCGCGCCTTCGCCGCGCTGTGCCATGAGCTGGGCATCAAGCACCGCTTTACCCGACCTTACCGCCCACAGACCAATGGCAAGGCCGAACGCTTCATCCAGTCGGCCTTGCGTGAGTGGGCTTACGCTCACACCTACCAGAACTCCCAACACCGAGCCGATGCCATGAAATCCTGGCTACACCACTACAACTGGCATCGACCCCACCAAGGCATCGGGCGCGCTGTACCCATCTCCAGACTCAACCTGGACGAATACAACCTATTGACAGTTCACAGCTAGTGTGGCATAGGCCAGCTGGCCCGCCGGCGGCGCGGGCACGATGACGCTGCCGGGCAGCAGGTTGGCGTACAGCGTGAGCCGGGCGCCATCGCCCAGTCGCCACGCGGCGCGCACCGCCGCCGGGCCCAACGCCGCGGCGCCGTCTGCGCGCGCGCCAGTCAGGCGCTCGCCCAGCAGGCGCGCGCGCAGGCGCAGCAGTTCGCGGTAGTACTCGAACCAGGCCTGGCGTTCGGCGCCGGGCGGCGGCCAGGGGCACGAGCGGCGGTAAGTGTCCGGATCGTTCGGATCGGGCGGGGGATCGCAATCATGCATCGACGCCGCGAACTCGCGCGCCCGGCCCGCGCGCACCGCGGCGGCCAGCTCGGGACCGTGGCTGGTGAAGTAGAAGAAGGGCGCGGTCGAGCCGTACTCTTCGCCCATGAAGAGCAGGGGAATGTGCGGCGCCAGCAACTGCAACGCGATGGCCGCGCGCAGGGCCGGCGAGCCGGGAGCAAGCAGCGAGGTCAGCCGCAGGCCGTCGGCGCGGTTGCCGACCTGGTCATGATTGTGCAGGAACAGCACGAAGGCCCACGGCGGCAGGTGCGCGCTGGGCTCGCCGCGCGCGCGCCCGCCGCGCGTGGGCGCGGCCTGGCCCTGGTACACGTAGCCTTCGCCGAGCGCGCGCGCCAGCAGCGCGGCGGGCGCCTGCGCGTAGTCGGCGTAATAGCCTTGCCGCTCGCCGGTCAGCAGATGGTGCAGGACATGGTGGGCGTCGTCGTTCCATTGGGCATCGAACCCCTGTTCCAGCAGGCTGGCCTGGTTGGCGTCGTTTTCCACCACGAGGTGGACGCGGCGGTCCGGACAGGCCGCGCGCGCCTCGCGGGCCAGCCCGGCCAGCCAGTCGGTGCGGCCCATGGCGTGCACGGCGTCGAGCCGCAGGCCGTCGAAACGATATTTCCGCAGCCAGTACAGCGCGTTGTCGATGAAGTAGCGCTGCACGGCCTGCTGCCGATAGTCGATGGCCGCGCCCCACGGCGTGTCGGCGCGCGCGTCAAAGAAGTCGGCGGCGTAGCGATGGAGGTAATTGCCGTCGGGCCCGAAGTGGTTGTAGACCACGTCCAGCATGACGCCCATCTCCAGGCCGTGCGCCGCATCGATGAGGGCCTTCAGTTCATCGGGCGTGCCGTAGGCGGTGTCCGGCGCGTACGGCAGCACGCCGTCGTAGCCCCAGTTGCGCGGGCCGGGAAAATCCGCGATGGGCATGAGTTCGAGCAGCGTGACGCCCAGGCGCGCCACCTCGGGCAGGCGGCGGCGCAGGCCGGCGTAGCCGCCGCACAGGCCGGCATGCGCTTCGTAGATGACGCTGTCCTGCCAGGGACGGCCGCGCCACCCGGTGTGGCGCCACGGATAGCGGTCGGGTCCGACCACCACGCTGTGGCCGTGCACGTCGCCGTCCTGCAGCCGCGAGGCGGGGTCCGGTACGACGCAATCCGCGGCGAGCCGATAGCGATAGCGCAGGCCGGGCGCGCCGTCCACGATGGCCTGGGCGTAGCCGTCGGGGCCGGGCCGCAGGGCGATGGGCGCGCGGCCTTCGATCTCCAGGGCGAGCGCGGGCGGCGCGCTGGGGGCCCAGAGCCGGAAGCGGATCTTGCCGGGCGCGCAGACGGTCGCGCCGAGGGGCGCTGGCTCGTTCATGGCGCGTGCGCGCCGTCGACCGACGCCGTCAACAGCAGCACGGCGCGCGCGCCCACGATCGCTTCGCCCCCATCGCAAGGCGCGGCCGGCGCCTCGGGCGAGGCGCTGTCGAGCGCCAGGGTCCAGGCCAGCGTCGGCGCCGGCAGGACGCAGGGCCGCGGCTCGGCCGCGGCGTTGCACAGCAGCAGGGTGACGTCGACGCGGCCAGGCTGGGCCGGGTCCGGCAGGGCGCGGCGCAGGACCAGCAGACGGCCTTCGGGCGCGTCCCAGTCCGCGGACGTCATGGGCGCGCCCCGCCCATTGAACCAGTCGATGGCGCCCAGGCCTTCCTGCCATTGGTGCGCGGGGTCGCCGTAGCGCGTCGCGCGCAGGCTGGGGTGGGCGCGGCGCAGCCCCGCCAGCCGTGCGGCGTAGGCGGTTAGGGCGCGGCCCGGCGTGCTCTGGGCGACGGCCCAGTCCAGCCAGCCCATCGGGCCGTCCTGGCAGTAGGCGTTGTTGTTGCCGCCCTGGCTGTTGCCGAACTCGTCGCCGGCCAGCAGCATGGGCGTGCCGTCGGCCAGCATGACGGTGGCCAGCAGGGCGCGCTGCACCCGGGCGCGGGTTTCGCGGATGGCCGCGCTGCTGGCGGCTCCCTCGACGCCCCAGTTGCTGCTGTAGTTCTCGCCGTGGCCGTCGGCGCCGTCCTCGCCGTTGGCCTCGTTGTGGCGCTCGGCGAAGCTGACCACGTCCTGCAGCGTGAAGCCGTCATGGGCGGCGGCGAAATTGATGCTGCTCCAGGGCCGCCGGTGGCGGTGGTCGAACACGTCGCGCGAGGCGGTCAGGCGCGTCGCCAGCGCGCCGGCCATGCCCGCGTCGCCGCGCCAGAAGCGCCGCGCGGTGTCGCGGAACTGGTCGTTCCACTCGGCCATGCCGGGCGGGTGGCGGCCCAGCTGGTAGCCGTCGGGGCCGACGTCCCAGGGTTCGGAAATCAGCTTGACGCGCGCCAGCACCGGATCCTGCAGCAAGGCGTCGAAAAAGCCGCTGCCGGCATCGAAGCCGGTACCCTCGCGGCCCAGGGTCACGCCCAGGTCGAAGCGAAAGCCGTCGACGCGGTAGTGGACGGCCCAATGGCGCAGCGAGTCCATGACCATCTGCAGCACGCGCGGATGCGACAGGTTGAGGGTGTTGCCGGTGCCCGTGTCGTCGATGTAGCGGCGTTCGTCGCCGGGCACCAGCCGGTAATAGCTGGCGTTGTCGAGCCCGCGCCACGACAGCGTGGGACCGAGTTCGTTGCCTTCGCAGGTGTGGTTGTAGACCACGTCCAGGATGACTTCGATGCCGGCCGCGTGCAGGCGGCGGATGGCGCGCCGCAGGTCGTGGGGCTGGCCGTCGGCCAGATAGGCCGGCTCGGGCGCGAAGTACGCCAGGGTGTTGTAGCCCCAGTAGTTGCGCAGCCCGCGTTCGACCAGGGTGCGGTCCTGCAGGAAGGCATGCACCGGCATCAGTTCCAGCGCGGTGACGCCCAGTCGGTGGAGATGGTCGATGAAGCGGGGGTCGGACAGGGCGGCGCAGGTGCCGCGGATGGGTTCGCGCAGGTCGCTGCGCAGCATGGACACGCCGCGCACGTGCGCTTCGTAGATGACCGTGTGCGCCCACGCCGCGGCGGGGCGCCGCGTTGCGCCCCAGTGGAACGCCGGCTCGGTCACCACGGCTTTGGGCACGCCGGCGGCGCTGTCGCGCCGGTCCATGCTGAGGTCGGCGCGCGGGTGCTGCATGCGGTAGCCGAACAGCGCGTCCGACCAGCGCAGCGCGCCGGTCAGGGCGGTGGCGTACGGGTCGAGCAGCAGCTTGTGCGGATTGAAGCGATGGCCGGCGCGCGGGTTGTACGGACCGTGGGCGCGATAGCCGTAGACCAGGCCCGGCTGCGCGTCGGGCAGGTAGCCGTGCCACACCTCGTCGGTGCATTCGGGCATGGGCAGGCGCGCCAGCTCCTTGCGGCCGCGCGCGTCGAACAGGCAAAGCTCGATGCGCGCGGCGTTGGCCGAGAACACGGCGAAATTCACGCCCAGGCCGTCGCTGGTGGCGCCCAGCGGGGCGGGCAGGCCGGGCAGCAGTCGGTCGGGCAGCGACGGATACATGGCTTTACTCCGAGTGGCGCAGGTACAGCGCGGTGAAGCCGGGCAGGTCCAGGACCAGCGATTGCGGGTGCCCATGGGCCGGGATGGGTTCGCTGCGCAGGCAGATGGGCGGACCGCCGCCGGCGCCGCCGTAGCGCGTCGCCCCGGTGTCCACGCGTACGCGCCAGTCGCCCGCGTGGGGTACGCCGAAGCGATAGCCCGGTCGCGGCACCGGCGTGAAGTTGCACACGGCCACCAGGCAATGGCTGGCGTCCACGCGGGCGAAGGCGAGCACGCTGTTGTCCGCGTCGTCGCCGACGATCCAGGCGAAGCCGCTCGGGTCGGCGTCGCGGCAATGCAGTTCGGGCAGGGTGGCGTAGACGTGGTTGAGATCCGCGACCAGGCGCTGCAGCCCGCGATGGGCCGGATCGTCCAGCAACGACCACTGCAGCATGGCGTCGTGGTTCCACTCGCCTTGCTGGCCGAACTCGCCGCCCATGAACAGCAGCTTCTTGCCGGGATGGGCCCACATGAAGGCGTAGTACAGCCGCAACTGGGCCAGCTGGGCGGCCCGCTCGCCCGGCATCTTGCCCAGCAGCGAGCCCTTGCCGTGCACCACTTCGTCATGCGAGAGCGGCAGCACGAAGCGTTCGGCATAGGCATAGACCATGCCGAAGCTGAGATCGTGGTGGTGATGGCGGCGATGGATCGGATCGCGCCGCATGTAGCGCAGCGTGTCGTGCATCCAGCCCATGTTCCACTTGTAGTCGAAGCCCAGACCGCCGTTGGCCACCGGCGCGGTCACGCCGGGCCAGGCGGTGGACTCCTCGGCCACGGTGATGGCGCCGGGGCACTGGACGCCCACGGCGGCGTTGAGTTCGCGCAGGAAGTCGATGGCTTCGAGATTCTCGCGCCTGCCGTGGCGGTTGGGGATCCACTGGCCGGCCGGGCGGCTGTAGTCGCGATACAGCATGGACGCGACCGCGTCCACGCGCAGCCCGTCTACATGGTAATGGCGCAGCCAGTGGATGGCGCTGGCGATGAGAAAGGTCCGCACCTCGCGGCGGCCGTAGTTGTAGATCAGCGTGTTCCAGTCGGGATGGCGGCCTTCGCGCGGGTCGGCGTGCTCGTAGAGCGGCGTGCCGTCCAGGCGCGCCAGCCCGTGCGCGTCGTCGGGGAAGTGGGCCGGAACCCAGTCCAGGATGACGCCCAGCCCGGCCTCGTGGCAACGGTCGACGAAATGCGCGAAGTCGGCCGGCGCGCCGTGCGCGGCCGCCGGCGCGAACAGTCCGAGCGGCTGGTAGCCCCACGAACCGCCGAAGGGATGCGCCATCACGGGCAGCAGCTCGATATGGGTGAAGCCCAGCGAGCGCGCGTATTCGGGCAGGCGGGCGGCCAGGTTTTGCCAGCGCGGCGCGCCGGCGTCGTCGAACCAGGAGCCGGCATGCACTTCGTAGATGGAGATCGGCGCGTCGCAACGCTGGCGCGCCGCGCGTTGTTCCATCCAGGCCTTGTCGGTCCACGCGAAGGGGCGTTCGTCGGGGACGATGGACGCGGTGGCAGGCGGCGCCTCGGCCTGGCGCGCCAGCGGGTCGGCCTTGAGCACGGTATGGCCGTCGGCGCCCAGCACCTGGAATTTGTAGCGCGCGCCCGGCCCCACGTCGGGCAGGAACAGCTCCCAGACGCCCGCCGGATAGCGCAGGCGCATGGCGTGGCGCCGGCCATCCCAGCCGTTGAAATCGCCCACCACCGCCACGCGCCGGGCATTGGGCGCCCATAGCGCGAAGCGGGTGCCCGCGCAGCCGTCCACGCTGGCGGCGTGCGCGCCCAGCAGGCCGGCCAGGTAGCGCCAGCCGCCGGCCGCGCAATGGTCGAGCTGGGCGGCGTCGAGCACCGGCCCGAATGCGTAGGGGTCGGCGGTGTGCTGGATGCCTCCCTCCCATTCGATGCACAGTCGGTAGGCTGCCGGCGCGCCCGGCTGCAGGCCCGGCACGGTGTTTTCGAACAGGCCGGGCTGCATGGGCAGCAAGGGTGTGCGCTGGCCGCCGGGCAGCACGGCCATCACGGTGCGCGCGCCGGGCGCCAGCACCCGCACCACGGTATGCGCGCCGGCCTGGTGCGGCCCCAGCACGGAAAACGGATCGGCATGGCGGCCGGCCAGCAGCGCGTGCTGGGTGGCCGCGTCCAGCGTGCCCTGGATGGAAGGCGAATCTCGCATCATGGCGCCGGTCCTTCATCGTGGTCGACGGCGGCCGCCAGCAGCGCGGCGCGGGCGGTTTCGGCCAGGCCATGGATGGGCACCGGCAGGCGCTCGGGCCGGTAGGCCGACTCGTAGCAGATTTCGTAGGCGGCCTTCTCCAGCAGGTACAGGCAGGTAAGCGCCTGGGCACGCTCGGGCGGCAAGGCCAGCACGGGGTCGATGGCATTGCCATAGCTGGCCAGCAGGGCCGCGCCGGCGCGCTGCCGGAAGCGCGCCAGCAGCGCCTCGCGCGTTTCCCGGGGCGCGCTGGCCGGGTCGGCCGGCTCGGCCACGCCGGTGTTGAAGTCGCGCGGCGCGCCGCCCAGCGGATCGTCGCGGCTGAGTTCGGCCACCGCATAGTCGAACGAGCGCAGAATACCGGCAACGTCCTTGAACGGGCTGCTCAGTTGCCGGCGCTCGGCCATGGGCCGGGCCGGCTCGCCCTCGAAATCGATCAGGTAGGCGTCGGTCTGCGCGACCAGGATCTGGCCGAGATGGAAGTCGCCGTGCACGCGGATGCGCAGCGCGCCGGTTTCGGCCTGCGCCAGTGTCATGATGTGGGCCGCCAGCCGGTCGCGATGCTCGAACAGCCATTGCGCGCAGGCGTGCGATGCAGGGGCGAGCCCGCTCTCGCACGCCCGCAAGGCCTGCAGCGCGCGGTCCAGCTGCGCCACCGCGCGCTCGCCCGCCAGGGCGGCGTCGCGCTCGCTGGCCGGCCGCGGCGCGAAGCCCGGCAGTTC
It encodes:
- a CDS encoding 4-alpha-glucanotransferase, which produces MGLIADLAVGVDPAGSQTWAQPDAMLGGLNVGAAPDLRHPGGQDWRLTACSPATLATQGYAAYIDMLRRALASAGGVRIDHVLGLARLWVIPEGASPDQGAYLAFPVEDLLRLAALEAWRHRAVLIGENLGTVPRDFNARLRAHGVLGMDVLWLQRETGPGGAGRFRPPGRWPASAVAMTSTHDLPTLRGWWQARDLDWCVPAHEADAQRRQRDQDRRALWRQAAPPGLAATAPPAEPPCAALLSHVARSRAPLMLVPLEDLAGLAEQPNVPGCPDHPNWRRRMPATAAAMLAQPAARLALAAIAAHRGRP
- a CDS encoding IS481-like element IS481 family transposase, coding for MNTHKHARLTFLRRLEMVQQLIAHQVCVPEAARAYGVTAPTVRKWLGRFLAQGQAGLADASSRPTVSPRAIAPAKALAIVELRRKRLTQARIAQALGVSASTVSRVLARAGLSHLADLEPAEPVVRYEHQAPGDLLHIDIKKLGRIQRPGHRVTGNRRDTVEGAGWDFVFVAIDDHARLAFTDIHPDERFPSAVQFLKDAVAYYQRLGVTIQRLLTDNGSAFRSRAFAALCHELGIKHRFTRPYRPQTNGKAERFIQSALREWAYAHTYQNSQHRADAMKSWLHHYNWHRPHQGIGRAVPISRLNLDEYNLLTVHS
- the treZ gene encoding malto-oligosyltrehalose trehalohydrolase, translated to MNEPAPLGATVCAPGKIRFRLWAPSAPPALALEIEGRAPIALRPGPDGYAQAIVDGAPGLRYRYRLAADCVVPDPASRLQDGDVHGHSVVVGPDRYPWRHTGWRGRPWQDSVIYEAHAGLCGGYAGLRRRLPEVARLGVTLLELMPIADFPGPRNWGYDGVLPYAPDTAYGTPDELKALIDAAHGLEMGVMLDVVYNHFGPDGNYLHRYAADFFDARADTPWGAAIDYRQQAVQRYFIDNALYWLRKYRFDGLRLDAVHAMGRTDWLAGLAREARAACPDRRVHLVVENDANQASLLEQGFDAQWNDDAHHVLHHLLTGERQGYYADYAQAPAALLARALGEGYVYQGQAAPTRGGRARGEPSAHLPPWAFVLFLHNHDQVGNRADGLRLTSLLAPGSPALRAAIALQLLAPHIPLLFMGEEYGSTAPFFYFTSHGPELAAAVRAGRAREFAASMHDCDPPPDPNDPDTYRRSCPWPPPGAERQAWFEYYRELLRLRARLLGERLTGARADGAAALGPAAVRAAWRLGDGARLTLYANLLPGSVIVPAPPAGQLAYATLAVNCQ
- the glgX gene encoding glycogen debranching protein GlgX; this translates as MYPSLPDRLLPGLPAPLGATSDGLGVNFAVFSANAARIELCLFDARGRKELARLPMPECTDEVWHGYLPDAQPGLVYGYRAHGPYNPRAGHRFNPHKLLLDPYATALTGALRWSDALFGYRMQHPRADLSMDRRDSAAGVPKAVVTEPAFHWGATRRPAAAWAHTVIYEAHVRGVSMLRSDLREPIRGTCAALSDPRFIDHLHRLGVTALELMPVHAFLQDRTLVERGLRNYWGYNTLAYFAPEPAYLADGQPHDLRRAIRRLHAAGIEVILDVVYNHTCEGNELGPTLSWRGLDNASYYRLVPGDERRYIDDTGTGNTLNLSHPRVLQMVMDSLRHWAVHYRVDGFRFDLGVTLGREGTGFDAGSGFFDALLQDPVLARVKLISEPWDVGPDGYQLGRHPPGMAEWNDQFRDTARRFWRGDAGMAGALATRLTASRDVFDHRHRRPWSSINFAAAHDGFTLQDVVSFAERHNEANGEDGADGHGENYSSNWGVEGAASSAAIRETRARVQRALLATVMLADGTPMLLAGDEFGNSQGGNNNAYCQDGPMGWLDWAVAQSTPGRALTAYAARLAGLRRAHPSLRATRYGDPAHQWQEGLGAIDWFNGRGAPMTSADWDAPEGRLLVLRRALPDPAQPGRVDVTLLLCNAAAEPRPCVLPAPTLAWTLALDSASPEAPAAPCDGGEAIVGARAVLLLTASVDGAHAP
- the glgB gene encoding 1,4-alpha-glucan branching protein GlgB → MMRDSPSIQGTLDAATQHALLAGRHADPFSVLGPHQAGAHTVVRVLAPGARTVMAVLPGGQRTPLLPMQPGLFENTVPGLQPGAPAAYRLCIEWEGGIQHTADPYAFGPVLDAAQLDHCAAGGWRYLAGLLGAHAASVDGCAGTRFALWAPNARRVAVVGDFNGWDGRRHAMRLRYPAGVWELFLPDVGPGARYKFQVLGADGHTVLKADPLARQAEAPPATASIVPDERPFAWTDKAWMEQRAARQRCDAPISIYEVHAGSWFDDAGAPRWQNLAARLPEYARSLGFTHIELLPVMAHPFGGSWGYQPLGLFAPAAAHGAPADFAHFVDRCHEAGLGVILDWVPAHFPDDAHGLARLDGTPLYEHADPREGRHPDWNTLIYNYGRREVRTFLIASAIHWLRHYHVDGLRVDAVASMLYRDYSRPAGQWIPNRHGRRENLEAIDFLRELNAAVGVQCPGAITVAEESTAWPGVTAPVANGGLGFDYKWNMGWMHDTLRYMRRDPIHRRHHHHDLSFGMVYAYAERFVLPLSHDEVVHGKGSLLGKMPGERAAQLAQLRLYYAFMWAHPGKKLLFMGGEFGQQGEWNHDAMLQWSLLDDPAHRGLQRLVADLNHVYATLPELHCRDADPSGFAWIVGDDADNSVLAFARVDASHCLVAVCNFTPVPRPGYRFGVPHAGDWRVRVDTGATRYGGAGGGPPICLRSEPIPAHGHPQSLVLDLPGFTALYLRHSE
- a CDS encoding putative maltokinase; this encodes MNWGIGDFQFLKSGSDEPCIQPIESSQLGEVVRVQGDQAPHTLALAHAYVVNEGDAWNWTVAYLKRTLDAAILTGASADDYQQELAGYEVLAGTIGQRLAQMHSVLARAGELPGFAPRPASERDAALAGERAVAQLDRALQALRACESGLAPASHACAQWLFEHRDRLAAHIMTLAQAETGALRIRVHGDFHLGQILVAQTDAYLIDFEGEPARPMAERRQLSSPFKDVAGILRSFDYAVAELSRDDPLGGAPRDFNTGVAEPADPASAPRETREALLARFRQRAGAALLASYGNAIDPVLALPPERAQALTCLYLLEKAAYEICYESAYRPERLPVPIHGLAETARAALLAAAVDHDEGPAP